In Mytilus edulis chromosome 8, xbMytEdul2.2, whole genome shotgun sequence, the genomic window CGTTGTTTAtttcatgtttacttttatatttagttaaacatatattttaggaTTGGtaaccattttttattttacactgtGTTTATTTATTGGAAGGTTAGCGATGCCTAGGGGAAAAACTGTCGCGAGGGGAAAAGGAGTTAAAAGAAGGAGAACAGCCCGTGTTACTGATAATGACAGGACAGCTGCACTGTCTCAAACAGAACATGATGTAGTGCCGCCACGGACGCAAATTACAACATCTAATGCATCAGGACCATCTACCACATTTAACAGTTCAGTGGATTTACCGAATAATGAAGAGTCGTATTCACAAACCATCAATGAACAAggtacatttcaaaattttgaatctaaTGTTAATTCTGTACATGAAATTGCTAGCATCAGCAATGATTTGGGTAATAATGTTTCTTGCAATATCAGACAAAAAATCTTAAATGGTGAATATATTGATCTGGGTTGTTTATTGTCGAACCCAGTACCTATTGATGATAATTCTAATACTTTAATAATTAAAGATGGTGTTCTACAATCTAAACCAAAAACATCAACAGTCAAGATTAATAGTATTAGTCAGTGGACTGATGCATTTCtgattttcattgatatttaccTGTCAAGTCATTTGGGAGAGGCAAGAGGGCTTCTGAAATACATGAGTAACATACGACTGGGAGCTAGTAGGGTTCCCGGTTTAGGCTGGAAGAGGTATGACGAGCAattccgtttaaaaaaaataagaatgccGTCTTGTAACTGGGGAACAGTTGATTTAGAGCTTTGGTTACTCTTCATGTATGATGATAGCACACAACTTAATCCAAACCCTGTAACTAATGCGTATAAATGTTATGATTATAACAATGGAT contains:
- the LOC139485963 gene encoding uncharacterized protein is translated as MPRGKTVARGKGVKRRRTARVTDNDRTAALSQTEHDVVPPRTQITTSNASGPSTTFNSSVDLPNNEESYSQTINEQGTFQNFESNVNSVHEIASISNDLGNNVSCNIRQKILNGEYIDLGCLLSNPVPIDDNSNTLIIKDGVLQSKPKTSTVKINSISQWTDAFLIFIDIYLSSHLGEARGLLKYMSNIRLGASRVPGLGWKRYDEQFRLKKIRMPSCNWGTVDLELWLLFMYDDSTQLNPNPVTNAYKCYDYNNGSCTRPNCHYSHSCLRCSGIHPSVNCTRYGAQTNFNFRRGPRFAAGQPNNSSQRGSSANPRAAVRFQRPPFHGSFNR